A DNA window from Coffea arabica cultivar ET-39 chromosome 6c, Coffea Arabica ET-39 HiFi, whole genome shotgun sequence contains the following coding sequences:
- the LOC113692214 gene encoding VAN3-binding protein-like yields MDPCELKPTISQAHPETMDFLSSAWCNFAVQAFQPELQDQSLILHDSSIKKLDNDTKPPFLKLDKGMKMDDTDNFVPPWKSNDVKSWIWMQQAMHPELNYNSYFKKKWMPWKIGQQFKNVSIKKWLKEIKQRSKDDKRLQRAEVHAAVSVAGLAAALAAIAAENSSKLDDNPINATKDTAVASAAALVAAQCAKMAEAMGAKKEQLRSVIGSAMTGTSTSDILTLTAAATTSLRGAATLKVRAGYKNKLINGGAPVLPIEDHNDLNFDFENCRSIIAKGAELNVETPDGRNVLRSVSVILNGESKVILRIRKLNLLNAFARTHESVVLDLHVELYKDSEAGENDNTCYLLVLTTNKGMIKLDMMDDYKGFKTWSITINQMLMLSTSFTKYELQFYKH; encoded by the exons ATGGATCCTTGTGAGCTTAAGCCAACAATATCTCAAGCACATCCCGAGACTATGGACTTCCTTTCTAGTGCTTGGTGCAACTTTGCTGTTCAAGCTTTCCAGCCTGAGCTACAAGACCAATCACTCATTCTCCACGATAGCTCGATCAAGAAACTCGATAATGATACAAAACCACCTTTTCTG AAATTGGACAAGGGCATGAAGATGGATGATACCGACAATTTTGTACCCCCATGGAAATCCAATGATGTAAAA TCATGGATATGGATGCAACAAGCAATGCATCCAGAATTGAACTATAACAGCtatttcaagaagaaatgg ATGCCATGGAAAATTGGGCAACAATTTAAGAATGTGTCTATAAAGAAATGGCTCAAAGAAATTAAGCAGCGGAGCAAAGATGATAAGAGGCTGCAGAGAGCTGAAGTACATGCAGCAGTATCAGTGGCAGGTCTAGCTGCAGCTTTAGCTGCCATAGCTGctgaaaattcatcaaaacttgATGATAATCCAATCAACGCCACCAAGGACACCGCCGTGGCATCGGCGGCTGCGCTGGTTGCTGCTCAGTGTGCCAAAATGGCAGAAGCAATGGGAGCAAAGAAAGAGCAACTCAGAAGTGTGATAGGCTCCGCCATGACTGGCACAAGTACCAGTGACATCCTAACGCTTACCGCTGCTGCTACAACTT CACTTAGAGGAGCTGCAACGCTTAAAGTCAGGGCAGGGTACAAGAACAAGCTGATTAACGGAGGTGCACCAGTGCTACCAATTGAGGATCACAATGAtctcaattttgactttgaaAATTGCAGATCAATTATAGCCAAAGGTGCCGAGCTTAATGTCGAGACCCcagatg GAAGGAATGTCTTGAGGTCAGTCTCAGTCATCCTCAACGGTGAATCCAAG GTTATTCTCAGAATAAGGAAGCTTAATCTACTGAATGCCTTTGCAAGAACACATGAAA GTGTTGTGCTAGATCTGCATGTCGAATTGTACAAGGATTCAGAAGCTGGAGAAAATGATAATACTTGCTATCTCCTCGTATTAACGACAAACAAAGGAATGATCAAGCTAGACATGATGGATGACTATAAGGGATTCAAGACATGGTCAATTACTATTAATCAGATGCTGATGCTATCCACCTCATTCACAAAATATGAGCTG